Within Fusarium keratoplasticum isolate Fu6.1 chromosome 8, whole genome shotgun sequence, the genomic segment GCGGTTCGCCTTCATCACCCTGTTCCTGATCGTtcgcctcctcgtcgggcATTTCACTTTCGTAGCGGTTGTCCACTGCTCTTTGAGGTTTATTAGTTCCGTCGCCGAGCTTGAGATGTGTAAACTCACTGGATCAAGGCCTTTTCCCAATCCTCAAGGGGAACCCAGAGATCCTGGCTGTGAATCTTCGGAAGGGGAACGATCTTGTATCCCATGAAGGCTTCATCCTGCTTCCTAAAAAGAGTCAGCGATGATCTCCTCATTTCAGTCTCTTGACATACCGTCTGTACATGACCATGCTGACAAGCGCAGCGAAGTTGTCGTTTGATTGTCTCTAACCATTGATTCAGTAACTGTTACATTCTTCTCTCGGGCTGGACTTACCCCGTCCATGTACTCGCTCTTGAACCTTCCTAGGTTAACAGCAAAACTGCATCCGAGGAACTTCAGGTACGGATAGAACTCTAATCAGGTAAGTATGAACCATGGATCTCGTGCGGGAACTTGCCTTCTATCGAGTTGGAAATGGGCGTTCCGCTGACTACCCATCGATACTTGGCACTCAACTGCCAGCAGGCAAAAGTGACTAGCTTGTGTCAACTCAAGAAACAGAACCAGTGCAAGCTACTCACTGCCGGATGTGCGGTTCTTGATGGCATGGGCTTCATCTAGAACGACTCGGTACCagttgaccttgaagagTTTCCCAAGCCCGCGCTGCAGGGCATTCTCGAAGCCCACCCTGTCGCTAGCCCACATTGCCTTCAGTGCCTGGACGGCCTTTTTCTTGGGAAACTGCGCCACCAGCTCCGCGTAGGTGGTGATCCTGTATCACGTTAGCTCACTTGGCAGGCTGAGGGCTTCGTAGACTTACACTATGTTGCGTCGACCCCATTGCGCCGCTTTCCAGGGGATGTTCTTGGAGTAAATGCACGTTTTGGAAAAGAAGGCCTCAGGGCAGTGCTTCTCGATTTGCTCAGACCACTGGTTTGCAGTTTGCTGGTTGTTCACAACGACAAGTGTCGCTCTGCTGAACTCGTCGCGATCTTCCTTCTCTGGGGGATGGCCAATGATGCAAGCAAGCGTGGTGATTGTCTTGCCCAGTCCCATGTCGTCGGCTAGCAACCCTCCGGCGGGGTGCAgatcttgggcttctctCTTGGTCATCCAAGCCGCGGCGACAATCTGGTAGTTCAACAGACCAGTCTCCATGTCTTTGAGCTTCCACGTCCCatcgacagcttcaacctTCTTGTAACCGAACGAAGACTTGGCTTGTTCGAGGTCTTTGCGCTGTGTCTTGGTGCGCCTGGTGTCGCATCCTTTGGGGATGCTTTCCACCATTTGCTTTATCTGATCCTGGTGGGTGTGAGCTTGGATGACACCCATAGTTGGCACAGTCCCATCGATGATGCGCTTGTTGATGTCGCCAAGGCTGCGCAACATGTCTGCTCTGGTGGCAGCGGTCGAGTTCTTGATGCTCTGCTTGGGATGGGATCCGGTCGTGTTCTTTTGCGCTTTGTTGGGACCCTCGACCTCACCCTCattcttgcgcttcttcgcTGCCCCTTCTGGTTCGTTTCCGAGTTCTCTCTGCCAGTACTCTCGAGCAGTCTTTgcccgcttcttcttgttcttgttccTTTTTGGGGCTTTCTCTCCTGCCTTGGGCTGTCTCTGCGCCTCTGAAACCTGCTTCTCCAGTTTCTCCAACGTCTCGGGTTCATCACCGGTCAATCCTTcggtcatcttcttcacaaTCAGTTTGTTTCGCAGAGTCTCGAGTTCCTGGAGGTTTACTGAGGCTCGAGGAGACGTAGTGGTGGCAGGCTTAGAGCGTCGTCGTTTAGCTCGTCTGCCAGCTTCTTGGGAGCAATCAGAATCAGACTCGCTTCTAGAGTGGAAGTCTGAATCGGCTTCATTGTCTTCATCGTCCGACGAACTGTCGTTGTCGATTTCCATAACGTCAGGCATTTGCGCATCCTCAAGTCCATCAGCCGATTCGTCTTGAGCTGCTTTGCACATGCCTGGGAACTGTTTGGGATCGTTATCCTCGTTCTTGACTTGGATCGGCGCGCTTCCTACCCCCAAGTCTTCTTGTTTCAAGTGAACTTTGAGCTTCAGCAAGTTTTCTTCGGAGCTGTCCATGGGGGCATGAGGTAGGTCACTGTCGGAACTGGCAGGCTGGGCTTCAGTAGATCCAGAGGACGCCTTGTGTAGAAGAACCGGAGGCCCGGTCACTGCCGTAGGCGAGGGGGCTTGAACCTCTTGGAAAGATTGCGAAACTGGAGGGCTACTGGCGTCGGCGCCAGGTTCTGGGACGGGGGGCCCATCCCTTGGTGAAGGATTGGTGTCCATGAGGATGAATGAATCTGAGGCCAATTGTCAGTAACAAACTTGTTCAATGTTGACATGAGTGATCAATAGCGACGAGGATATAGACGGAGATGTGCTGAAGGGTAGAAAATGCGTTGAAAGACTTGCCAGTTCAACCAAGAGACGGTTGCATGAGATGTGGTTGGGGTTCAAGTAGAAGATGTGAAGTGGTGAGAGTTGTTTGGTCGCGTTGTCTTGGGAGAGACGCGAAGTGATCGTACGGGCGACGTAGATTTGCAGATGCTGGTgagcctcggcggcagcaAGAGACTGTGGTAGTAGGTGATGGAAGGCtagagagatgagatggaaggaGCTGGCGAGATGAATGAGACCTGATCTTCGTCCGATGTTGAGTAGCTGAGACGAaatccttgatggcgctCCTATGCAGCGAAAGAAGCAAGGATCGGAGTTGCGAATGAGGGAAGTGGATGAAGCTGTTTCGGGtgggggaggaagagaagttgaagaggtGAGAGGTCGGAGTGGTGCGCGATGCTCGGAGGAGAGCGATGAAGATCGAGTTGAAgggaggtgaagaagagttGAGTGAGGGTAAAGATGAGGGTGAGTAGATGAAGAGACTCTCTGGAGAGAGGGGTTGACTGGAAGGAGGGGAGGTTGCGAGGTGGAAGgggatggagaggaagagttcAAGATGGgtggaaggatgagaagatggGGGATTAAATagaagaaggtgaagagCAAGAGGTTGAAGGCAGTGAATCACTGCAATTAGAAGTTGAGTAGAAGCGATCAGAAGAGGTGGCCAAGCAGAGAGGGAGGTGAAGAGGCTGGATGgaaggagatgaggaggcagagaggaggcagagaggaggcagagaggaggagaggggagaAGAGTCTTAGGGCTAAGTGAAGAACTCATCACAGCAGCCTGGTAGTGATACACAAGGAACATGAAGAGGTAAACAGCGGCAGAGTGCAGAGAATCTGACTGCTCTACTCCAAGGCGAAAGATGGAGCTGGAATGCCCTCTCTTTACTTGGTCTACAACCTGGCCGTCTTCATCCAGACCAAACGAGCCAACTTTTCAGAACGCGCAATGACAAACACCCACGCCAACACTTATAGATTAATTCACCCAAGTTCATATCCTTAGATCATTCAGAGCAATTATCGGCCATGTCTATTTCTCGGTTGGAGTTGTGATGTATAGCGACGGCCCATGTCTAGTGGCCAGGACACTTGAAGAGAACACAGCCAGGCGAGACAGAGCTACAGAGAAATCGACAGAGAACTTTCGTGAAACAGACACAGAGTCTATGTTTCTTCTTTTTACTCTGTGTTGTCCAATGGAAAGGCGAGTTGGCCAGCGGCAACCTGCTGTGAAGCTGTCATGGCCCGCATAGCCTGTATCCTGACATGAAGCAAAACTGTTTCACAAGTTACTTGTCTATCCGTCATCAATCCATCTTTCATAGGCTACTCTAATGGCCAATCAGCTCGAACTGAGACTTCCGTAGTTATCGTGCCATCCCGCAGCTTTCTTCACATCCCCGGTTATGCACATCCAGTCACATTCCTCAATGGCTACAGAGCAACATCCGGCAAGCCCAGCAAATCATCACCCAGTCCAGTCACATAGCCGAGATACAACATCATCACAAACCAATAGAAACAAAAGACGGACATTCACATGGGGAAAAATCATGCCAGTACCTGAACCATAAAAAACAAGACTCGCGCGAATGTCATCCAACGCTTGAAACAACGTGCCAGAAAAAACGGCCAGTCCCGAACCCTACTTTACGAGTCAAACTAGACTCTCGCCCGAGAACAAGATGTTCTAGCGTTGTGGTCCGCCAAGCGGAATCTTCTCCCGGTGAAGGAAGCTTTCCAACGTTTCGGCGTGTCGGTGTTTGTTTGACTCGCGCTGGCCTCACTATGCATGTTAGGTCCAACGGCCGACTCGGGGAGCGAGTCGTGCATTTGTTGATCGTCGGACGAAAACTTgcaagggaagggaaaaaCATGGGCCCTGGGAGAAAGGCCACGAGGTGAATGGATCCCCTGGAGGGTGAATGCTTGCCAGGGCATTTCCCTCAGTTTGATGCAAGATCAGCGCTTTGGATCATCAGGGTCGTCAATGCGTCAGCCTGAAAGTATGACATTTTACGTTGCAggtcttctcttctcttctcactGTAGACGCTGGAAAGTTAAATAGAGTGTCAAGACGCATCTAATAAAACAGCGTAGTATGGCAATCACCCCAAGGGTCACCCATGCTCTCCTTATTTCCACATCCCGACGGTGAGGCTCTACATGTTGCTTTTTCCCTTCCCGCACGTGCCCCGATAACGCACACACACATCCATGATGCGAATCTGTGCGTCAAGAAAGcagcaagaaaaaaaagcaaagagagaGCGCCCGCCGGCATGAACTGGAGACCAGCGCGCGAAATGTCCGAGCTGTCAgtgtgcctgtgcctgtgcctgtgcctgttgGTGGAGCGGGCTTTGGAAGGATTCCAGCTGCGCGGGGAGGGGCTTGAGTTCCAGTTCCGATTCGCGAGATGCAGTCAACGTCAAAGGCGGCAAACTCGTTTTTTTCTCTCTGTGTCGGGTGCTTCCCGCCGCTCTAGAAGGCTCTAGAGGTTCGTGAGGGCTGTCGCTTTGCAGGAGGGCATCTCCTGACATGGCGTGACGGAAGCGACATTGTTTCTGTAGCGAGCGGTCGAGAGTAACAGGGCCCTGTCAGAAAGAATGCCTTGCAGATGTCAAAAGACGGactttcttttttgctgCGAAATCCTACTTTGCAATCAACCCCAACTGAAACCAACATGACAGGGCTTGCCAGGTTCCCGGAATTGTCTCGCGGCCGCCATTGACGGGGGGGGTTCCATCCATGGGAGGGGACGGTTTGACAAATACACCCATCAACCAACACAAAAAAGGATGACGGCGTGGCCCCATGCACGACAGACCCAAACGCCATGTGCCGACCAACACAGCAAGCACAAGCCGCGGGCCGACGCGTATGGGATGTCTCTCCTTGGGCATCGTTCCCGGGCTGTTTATGCGGCGTACACACAAACAAACAACAGTGCACGTACACTTCATGTTCGCCGACGCTGATGTGACGCTTCTTTCGTCATGTGCACCGCCCAACGCCCAGGACAAGGCATCTATCTCTTGATTGCCGCAGGGATAATAAAAAAGAGCAATCGTCTGTGGCTGGGTTTGCGCGGACAAGGGGGCATGGACCACCCAGTGATCTCGCTGCAAacccgcagcagcagcagcagtgcGAAGTCTGTgggcaagagaagaagctccAGTCCGTGGGCAAGGGGGGCGGACAAAAGACGCCATCACGATATGGCCCTCTTGGCAATTTCCGGCTCTCTCTCTTCGGGATCAATCAAAGCCCGTGACCCGGGGTTTTACTCTGTCTCTCTCCATTTTCTTCAGCACAAGATTAAAAGAGCCGGGGCAATGTTTCAGATGAATGACTCTCGAGCCCCACAAGATGGAAAGAGGAGAGGTTTCTTCAGCTCGTGAGCCCATCCACGACCAGACCAGAACCCTTGAGAGCCGGACCCCTGTCGACCTGGCACTAGTTCCTTGGTCCGCTGAGAAGAGGGTCAAAGTGTTTGCAGGAAGCGCCAAAATACGGCAGCTGGGCGAAAGATAAGAGCACAACAGCATAAGTCTTGAGATGGAAGGAAAATCGTACCCAGAGAATCATTCCATTACGGCTTCTCCGTTAGACGCTGAAAAAAttggaagaaaaaaaaacgtcTGCTGGCTTGACTTGGAGGAATGTTCTCCTCCAAACACACCTTGTCCATGTTCCCGGATCGCAGATTTCTGCGTGGTTCAGCCCGCGCACCGGATCGACGCCTTCTTTTCAGCCACGACAAGCTCTAGACTTATCAGGGGGTGGGACACTCTCTCTTTCactctttttccttcttctttcgaACGACGCCATCTCGATAGTCTCGCATTAGGAACAAGGTCCGAGTCCCCCTTAGCCTTTTTCCCACCAAGAAGCCAGgccaaagttgaagagagaCTCCCGCTTGTTGGACCACTCACGGACCCCTGTCCCGGGCCCTGTCCGGGTCCCCGTCCGAGCAAGCAGGGAAGGGTTCAAGGTCCCATGGACCTGGTGGAGGATTTACACGGCCGCAAAGTCCTCCAGTGACAGTGCCCTCTGGCCCGCCCCCGCAAGACTCTGTGTAGCGTCGCCATGGCGTCGACGCCCGGGTCTCCACCCGTCTACATACCGAGCGGCGGTGCCCTCGAGTCAGTCGAttgcgctgctgctgctacaTTGCTCAGAGCGAAAGTGAGAGGCGAACGAGGTATTAAGCCATCGTGGGCTGCCCCAGCTGGCCCTCCTagaggaaaagaagcccGGGCCTTGGATGTTtgtttctctttctcttctttcgcCGCCGTCCAAGGTGCCTATCTATTCCTATTTCTTGCTTCTGTACTTGATCTAACAACCTCCCCCCCCTTTGGAAACTTGACGATGCCCCTGTAAAACGCTTCAACCACTGTCGCTCCcagaacaacaacaacaaaaactACAAGTCATTCTCTCGAGTCTCACTCTGGCGATCTAATTAACTACCTCCCCCGGTCTCATCGACCGCAGCCTGCGCTGCTCTGTgccgcatcgcatcgcatcgcatcgcattcCCCCACTGAGACAATCCGCCCAAAATGCCCACCACCGTCAACGCCCTCCGCGCCTTTGAGCCTCCCCCCGTCCCTCCATTCGCCGAATTCGAGCGCCGCCGCTCCACGGCCTCTTCCATgtccaacagcaacagcagcggcggcCTTCAATCCCCGCCTCCTCCCAAGACGAGATCGGGTGGCAGACCCCGGAGCGCGAAGTTCTCGGCGTACCGTCTGCGCAGCAACTCGGGCCTCTCTCTGCACACAAACGAGGACATTCTGCGCCAGTACACGGACTACTACCCTGATGGCTCCCCGCGCAGCGCCGGTCTGTATGGCAGCGGGCAGCAGTGGTCCGGcgagaggctgaggagcaTCGACTCGATAGCTTCGAGCCAGCGGTCCAGCATTGCGTTTACGGATTCGGATGGGTCTGGCGATCTGCCGATTCCTGACCTTGTCGGGCGGGACATGTTTGACCAGGTCATGAGTGATCCGGCTGCTAGTAGTCAGCTGTGGAAGTTTGCCGCGAGTCGGGGAGTTGGACAGAATGTCGACTACCTCATGAAGGTGAGGCAGTCGACGCATTGATTTATCGCATTTATACTGACTCTTTTAGATCCGCGATTACATCCACTCACTGGAGCAGGTCGTCATCCAGCTCTCGACGATATCAACCTCTTACACGTCCATCACAGCCACATCGCCCATCAACCTCCCGCCCCCGATATCCCGGGCCCTCAACACAAACATCAAGCACCTGACAACCTCTCTCATCCCGAGCCTGGAAAACATGTTTCTCGAGTCCAAGGCCTACGTCGAGCAGCGCATCGTGAGGGAGATCTTTCCCGACTTTGTGAAGCAGCAGCTCTCCCAGTGCACCAGCCTCGCTCTCTCCCTCGACGTGGAAGGTGATTCGCCGCCGAACCCGTACCCCGGTCTCAAGGGTTCGTTCTGTCTCAGTGATCCCTCGCGGTCGGGGAATCCTATTGCTTTTGCGTCGGATGAGTTTGAGGATCTTACGGGCTACTCGCGCAGCGAGGTGCTCTCGCACAACTGCCGCTTCCTGCAGGGTCCGCAGACGGATCGCGAGACCATCTCGAGGATGCGCTCGGCGATATGGCGCAGTGAGGAGTGCACCGAGCTTATTCTCAATTTTCGAAAAGACGGCACGCCATTCTGGAACCTACTCTTCCTCTGCCCTCTCGTCGACACTGCTGGAAAGCTCAAGTTCTACCTAGGCGCTCAAATCGACGTTTCTTCACCCATTGAAGGCGCGGATGATCTTGTAAAGATGCTCGGCTACGGCGCCGCAGAGGAGGACAAGGTATCAACGGATAGAAACAGCTCACGATGGGGCGGTAGCGATGGATCTCAATGCGACCCAGAGCCCGAGGACCCCATCGGCATGAAGCCCATACAACTCAAGGCCCCCAAGAAGGGCGGTTTCTTCAAGTCGTTCAAGAAAGTACCCCCTCCGCCTCTATCACCGCCCTCCAGCCCCCGCAGGAGCTCCGACAGACCACGATCATCCGCCGGCCCGATATTCGAAAAGACGTACAGCACACGGACAGTCCTCAAGCGCCTATCAACACAGCCCGACATGCTCATGACGACCTACTCCCGCTACATGATTCTCGAACACGTCCCCTCGTATCCAGCATCACTCGGCGCAATGCCCCTCGACCAGGAGATGAAGTACCCTCCCAAACTGAGCatatccttcttctcccccgcCATGGTCGAAGCCCTAGACCTCAACATGTCTTCCGACGCCGTAGTAGGCAAGGACGTGTTCGACGTGCTATCCGAGCAATTAACGCTCCCGTCAGTGACGAAGGCCTTCAAGTCAACAGTAAGAGACCTCGTCGTGCGCGACGGAAAGTCAGTGTCTCTCGATCTCGCCCTGGCAAACCACATCCCGCGAAGAGCAAACATGACGCGCGTCATGAGCGGCGAAAGCGTCAGCGAGAAGAAGTCAAGCAAGATGATGAGCCACTGGACGCCgctcaaggatggcgagggcaaAGTCAAGTTTGTCGTCATGGTTGTTTCGCCAATCTAGACGTATGAAAACAAAGGAGTAAACGACAAAGGAGTTTATTATGGGAAGGCTATCTACTTTTTTTCTTGTATAATGCATTGCTGGGTGTAAGGATATTGTATTTAATCTAACGACGGAGAGAATGATACCACGACTGTAAATTCACACGATCCAACATTTGGACTTGCAAATCTACCTGCTCCACCAGACGTCAAGATGTCACAAGCGATGATAACAGCTCCGCATAAACACATCACATCATGCCATTGACACGCTAATGTCAGATCTTTGTTCCCCGCTCGTTCCGTCTTGGTTCAGCTCCGATGGAACAAGGTCTTGACCGTCGTTTCAGGGCGAGCAACGGCGCCTCTCCACCAGGGCTCGGCAGCTGCATGAAACGGGGCCACACAATGTTCAGCTTGCAAGTGATTTCCCCCATCATTAGAGTTTGAGGCTTACACAGATACAGCAGGTCATGCCAAGGAACAAAGTACATGATTCAATGCCCTTTGACGAGTTGCCATTGTcagacacacacacacacacaccaaTCTATTCGACAAGAGTAGCTGGAACTATCTTCCCTGCGAGTTCACGGCCAACACCTGAAACCCGTACAAGATAATCTATCATCGACTCGCTGCCAAGCCGAGAGTGTCCGCACCTGTCACAGCCGAATCTGTACGCCGCCTTGCGTGGGCCTGACCAAGGCCTAGTTGCCGTAAACGGTCCAGAGTGGGCTTCCGACTCGATGTACTTCTTTTCGTAGTATCGACCGACGAGAACCCATTGCAGAAGCTTGGGATATACCCTTGTTGCTTCCACGACAGATCTAACGACCTTTCCACCATGTCTGTCGGTGGCAATGTAAGATAGTCGAGCGCCATGGCGGACAAGCAGTTTGAACGATTTCGAGGCACCGATATAGCCAGCAAACATCAATGCCGAACCCTTGTCACACCACTCACGCTCAAAATCGAAGCCAAagttgagaagctgctccAAGAGACCAGTATTCTCCGACCGGATAGCCATGCATCCCGCGCTGAGCCCTGAATCTGGCTGAAAGTTGATGACCTGAGAGCGACATTCCCTCGGGACACGTCGCAGGACGGCCTTGAGGCCCGAGAGGGAGGGCGTCTGGATCATCAACTTGATCAGAAACGACGGCTCGTT encodes:
- a CDS encoding PAC domain-containing protein yields the protein MPTTVNALRAFEPPPVPPFAEFERRRSTASSMSNSNSSGGLQSPPPPKTRSGGRPRSAKFSAYRLRSNSGLSLHTNEDILRQYTDYYPDGSPRSAGLYGSGQQWSGERLRSIDSIASSQRSSIAFTDSDGSGDLPIPDLVGRDMFDQVMSDPAASSQLWKFAASRGVGQNVDYLMKIRDYIHSLEQVVIQLSTISTSYTSITATSPINLPPPISRALNTNIKHLTTSLIPSLENMFLESKAYVEQRIVREIFPDFVKQQLSQCTSLALSLDVEGDSPPNPYPGLKGSFCLSDPSRSGNPIAFASDEFEDLTGYSRSEVLSHNCRFLQGPQTDRETISRMRSAIWRSEECTELILNFRKDGTPFWNLLFLCPLVDTAGKLKFYLGAQIDVSSPIEGADDLVKMLGYGAAEEDKVSTDRNSSRWGGSDGSQCDPEPEDPIGMKPIQLKAPKKGGFFKSFKKVPPPPLSPPSSPRRSSDRPRSSAGPIFEKTYSTRTVLKRLSTQPDMLMTTYSRYMILEHVPSYPASLGAMPLDQEMKYPPKLSISFFSPAMVEALDLNMSSDAVVGKDVFDVLSEQLTLPSVTKAFKSTVRDLVVRDGKSVSLDLALANHIPRRANMTRVMSGESVSEKKSSKMMSHWTPLKDGEGKVKFVVMVVSPI